In one window of Armatimonadota bacterium DNA:
- a CDS encoding PaaI family thioesterase has translation MELLENPKMCFGCGKENSLGLRLEFTWEGTDCLTRLHVKPEYTGWRGYLHGGVLSAALDEVMGNAVWKAQLPAMTGRMTVRYRQTAEVGDDLDLRGHIDKVGARIIRTAAEARRPDGTLVAEAEALYIRVKPGEDARSTD, from the coding sequence ATGGAGCTGCTCGAGAATCCGAAGATGTGCTTCGGATGCGGTAAGGAGAATTCCCTCGGGCTGCGGCTCGAGTTCACCTGGGAAGGCACGGATTGCCTGACTCGTCTGCACGTGAAGCCCGAGTACACGGGCTGGCGCGGGTACCTGCACGGCGGGGTACTCTCGGCGGCGCTGGATGAAGTGATGGGCAACGCGGTGTGGAAGGCCCAATTGCCGGCGATGACGGGGCGTATGACGGTGCGTTACCGCCAGACAGCGGAGGTGGGTGACGACCTCGATCTGCGCGGGCATATAGATAAGGTTGGCGCGCGTATCATTCGCACGGCGGCGGAGGCCCGCCGGCCCGACGGCACACTGGTCGCGGAGGCGGAGGCGTTGTATATTCGGGTGAAGCCGGGCGAAGACGCCC